The genomic region tccccatgcagcattgtctagttcagggtgagagggaacttgttcctagcaaagaagctacatgtgctggtgtggctgatgtatagcgtcatgctgaaacttcacacattaatgtaaggtttatttttatagtttttaatgtctctctgtctcagattttacagcttcccatagtagttctgctgttccagtcagtaaacttatatttgtctgcacctccatgcttcctcctcagtctttaccttgctttgctcctgttggctgccctaaatctctttaaccagctaacctcacaccagaatcacattcaaaagaatattaaatgaatccacagtggaggaatttatatatttatttacttattagttctgcttaggtccagtttcacatattgcaatgtatttcattttttttaaatgattagcccaccagtggatgatccaccgctgggctaataataataataaaaaaaaaatggatttagttgttttttgggatgttggggtggagagcgaaattgcatggggtgggggagggggggcccaagaaaatttttgcccagggtccaatcaatattaaagacggccctgcatagCCCTTTTTACTTTctcaacatgtaattttaaagttatttttttgtgaaagcctattgtgtttttaatatgccaTTTTGCTTGCGGTCATTTGGTATGtgtgcattttacatttttttcctgtTATTAAATAACTTACTATACAGATTCCTCCAAAGATGTAGTTTTTGAccagttacattttatatatatatatatatatatatatatatataatatatatatatatatattatatatatatatatatatatatacacacacacacataaatacaaggcTTGAAATTGTCCCGGACCTCTTAGAAATTGCAGCAgacaacttagaaatttgactttttcctatctttaacattgagtggattagtaacttttttctatttctatttaaaccaatagcaaaaatataaaaaaaatctctagtACTTTGTATAAATTTTTCTCTGAAACTCCCGGTAGCGATGGGGTTAATATCATATAGCACTATGTATATGACGGCGCAGCAATCAGCATCACCTTTTGCCTCAGCTAAACATATTATTTTACAAACTGCACAACGTTTTGGATTGCACACCAGAAACCATATAGTAAAAAGTATATTCTGTGTAATGCTATATCATGATGCATAATTCAATAATTGCTGAGCATtagcatagattattttattcgACTCTAGTATTGTTTATATTGAAATTATGGAGAGATGGACGAaagataaaaaacacaaaaaatcacCCTTTCGCATATATCTAGTCGAGTTTCTCTATAGTTAATGAAAATACAAAAATTGGTAGAATGAAAAAGGGTTGATTACTAAAGTTTCTGGTGTGATTTAAACGCTAGAGCTTCTCTTTAAACGCCTATCTGGACAATGACAAGTCTCTAAACCATCATAAAGACTATGCACGGGTCTTAAATATCATGGTTTTTCAATGATACGTAAAGCTGTAAGTTCTTTCTAACGACGGTACAACAACATAATATTCCCTGTAACTAACAAATAAAACTATGAGAGGCTCTTGTTAAACCTTAACCAATGAGCAGTTGCCAGTGTTTTCCCGCCTTAAAGTCTCTCCAATGAGATAAGCCTGTCTGCTGGGTTCGTCATCGAGAGTTGACTTGTGTATAGCTTGTTGTGATTACGTCATCTGTTAGCGCCTTTGAGAAGAGATCGTAGCTGCTGTGAAAAGGAAATATGTCGGAACGAAAAGTGTTAAATGTATGAATTATTATAGGGGATAGTTGTAGCAGAAGATGGGATGATACGTAGGGAATATCGGGAAGTGTGAATGTTGACtggttacatagtaacataacccGGTATTTAGGTGTGATTGTGGGGTTCGTTCATATTGGGGAAAAAAtgagtttcctttttttttcctaagaACCACAGCAGAAGAATTACGCGGAATGTATGCAatgatgtgatatatatatatatatatatatatatatatatatatatatatatttctcttattttagcgtattttattctCTATGGGAGAAACAAGCGTTTTACATCCCCAGCCACTGTTGATGTTTTCTATACAATGTTGCATCTTGAAGAAACTGCACAGAGAGCTTCTAAAATGAAAACAGCACTGTCCTTAGGGCACATATTGACATACTGAAATCAATCTCTTTTCTATTAACCCTTGCAATGCCATCagttataaactattaaccccattaccgtaggcaataaagggttaattttacagggcataatactagttactgtacgcaataaagggttaattttacagtgctTTATAGTAGTTAGGTTAATTTAACagggcataatactagttactgtaagCAATAAAGGGTTAGTTTTACAGGGCATACTAGTTACTCTAGGCAATTAAGTGTTAATTTCACAGTGCATAATACTGTACTAGTAAAAACTGAAGGCATGAAATGGTTAGCTTCACAGGTTTTCATGCAGTCTGATTACTTGCAACGTTGTATAAACATTGTGTTACCAGTGAGAGCACTGAGAATAAAATATGCTAAAATACTGAATTGGGCAGATGTTCCTAATAAAATACACTAAAgagattacctatatatatatatatatatatatatatacaacaatgtgTGTGTTTTTAGAAGTATTATCAGGGAAAAATCGAAGCAACTTTTTTATTCTTGTGCAAAACAAATAACTAATGCATGGTTGCACTATTTAAAGAGAAATGCAGCAACATTGCAACAGGTGTTTTGGTAACCGTAAAGTCAcgtttaagaaaaagaaaaaaaaaaattcttaaaaataaacATGTAGAACTGTGTTTATCATCCAGTGAGTTTCTGTTCCCCATGTCCCTTCCTGTCAGTATAAATAGATGTAACTAAACTTTTCTCTGGtaaaacatgtttaatatagtgctCTTCCATATTCATAATAGAAAATTGCTGTATTTGATTTCATTTAAAATATGGCCACCgtacgtgtgtgtgttttattttttactttttatcattCTGCTACTGGATTGTGTTTCCTTGTATTTATACTCACAATCTATCATTTGTAGAAATATTACCCTCCAGATTTTGATCCGTCGAAGATCCCAAAATTGAGGCTTCCGAAAGACCGTCAGTATGTTGTGCGTTTGATGGCTCCATTTAACATGAGGTGAGGAGTCAGCTCAATGCATATAGTTAATTTATATTGTTAAAGCTCATTATtagataaattatattatttttgatCTTAACAATTTTCTCCTATACATTGTAGGTGTAAGACTTGTGGAGAATATATTTACAAAGGAAAAAAGTTCAATGCAAGAAAGGAGACCGTTCAGTGTGAGCAGTACCTGGGACTTCCCATATTCCGCTTTTATATCAAGTGTACACGCTGCCTTGCTGAAATTACTTTCAAGGTAGAAATAgaagaagaaattttaaaaaaaataaaacccttatATTAGGAAAACATATGGGTGACACATTAATGGATTGGTTCTActtcaagtctttttttttttttatcatttatgatTTCTTACTCATTGTATTCAGAAATGTTAGTATGTTAATGAGGAAAGCTTCCTGCCAACTGGTTTATGGAAAGCAATTAAGAGACATTGTAGAGCAAAAGTTACATGCTCCAAGTTGTTAAAGCATGTCATACTAGTAGTACTGACCTTGCAGGCCTATGTGGttagacacatagttaaagttCTGCTTGGGAAGCTCCAACAACTGCTAGTCCCCAAGCAGGCAAGCATGGTGAATGGCTGAGTCATGCAAGTGCTGCTGAAGGTCTCACCGTCCGTGTTTGCACGGGACCAGAATTCTCGGCGGCTCCTGACTAGTGTGACTTTGTGTTTCACTTCTTTGAACGGTTTAAACCCAGATTTCCAGGATCAGAAGTGCTAAAATGATTTGCTCTTACAATTTAGTGCTTGTAAGTTTTTGCAGTACGGTGTCTATTTAAGAATAAGGAGGtattaattatacatttttatgcttttttttttttaaatagtcctgCTGTTTTAGCTAATAGAAGGTAAACAAACATTGTTCAACTGTGATCATATTACTGTATTATACTTTGCATCAttataaagtaaaatattttttttttgttctagacTATACATggcaaaaatgatttatttttctttctttgacAAACAAATAAGAAAGTTGAAGTATTTTGTCATACATTTATTCGTTGACACaagaaacaaatgaacaaatatatTTGTTCATTATTTCAAGCTAATAGATAAagtttagtcaaaattacacttttatgattcagatggagcatgcaattttaaacaactttctaatttactcctataatcaaattttctttgttttcttggtatctttatttgaaaaaccaagactaagcataggagctggcccatatttggtttagcacctgggtagcactttctgattggtgtctaaatgtagccaccaatcagcaagcgctacccaggtgctgaaccaaaaatggaccagcttgtaagcttacattcaaataaagatagcaagagaacaaagaaaaattgataataggaggaaattagagcatgcaattttaagcaactttctacctgaatcatgaaactgtaattttgactaaactatccctttaaagggccagtaaaatcaaaattaaactttcatgatacagacagagcatgcaaatttaaacattccaatttagtaCTACTATCTAATTGACTTTGTTCTGTtggataagataatgaagcaaattggaaagtgtattaaaatgctattctctgtctgaatttaaaaaaatataaaaagtttgtttcatgtcccttttaacgctgttatgccgttctattccgtcataattacactgggctttaaaaccgttatgacggaatagagcgtcatagccaacggctgtcctgaagcctactgtgcttctcagatttgatcgcagtctggagggtgttcctagggttatagggacaccccccagacccgatccaataattgaaatctcgcgatcgtgtacACTTTAACccagtcaggaaagggttaatacaTAAGAGAATTTGTTTTGTCAAATGGTAAagtgatttatttttttcaatgtctTCTAGAGACTGATCTGTGCTGTGTCAGAAAGGATATCTAACTTGTTTGTAGACTAGAAACATGAAGTTGTAAGTCTGTatcaaaggaccagtaaatgcagtacatttgcataatcaaaaaacttatgataaaaaaaccaatgcaatagcacttaatctaatCTTCaaattagtatatttttttttttctgacaaattttaaatttgtttatttccactccccctatatcatgtgaccgctatcagccaatcacagatgcatatatgtatattctgtgaattcttgcacatgctcagtagtacatgtaaatataaaaagaccgtgcatattttgttaatagaagtacattggttgtttaaaattgcatgttctatctgaatcatgaaagtttaattttgacttaagtgtccctttaaagtgatagtaaactatgcaaatattttaagttttaaaatcttgtatcaTACACTGGAATAGCAAAATGCATTCATAATTGTTATACATTTtacttaatttattgtatttttaatccCTGTCAATAACTCTTTTTCCTCCAACCCCGCAATGACTTCTTTCTGCATTGCAGTGATGTGTAGAGCAGTTCGCCCACTGTACGTGTCACTATATACGTCCCCACATCTCtcattttctttaaccccttaatgaccacaatgtaccctgtatgtcactggtcgttaaggtttttttcaggacataatagcacaagtctagcaagaacacgctattaattccctccctccagcaggctttgcggaatagagcagtctcaaagctggtggcaagaccacgctataaaacaatcaagtcccaaaaaatggccagcgacatacagggtacgtcgctggtccttaaggggttaaaaaaggaaAGGACCCTTTTACCAGCTAATACACTACGGATTAGCTAGTAAAGGatgatgtaattaaaaaaaaaaaatgcaagaaggGGGCAGGCTGGCGAGCTGGATTACTGAAGGGAAGGGGAATACCACACTATTGCAGGGAGGTATGTGAGAcaattacatttttatactttgtttGGGAGAAAGTTCACATTTCAACAAAGTTGTACATGCAAGTTTACCATGACTTTTAGAAATGTTAGAGAGATTGAAAACACATGCCTTAATTTGATAGCTAGTATGCagaattttaaagtgatggtaacgttCATTGCTCTGCACAATATCATTAGAGGTATCATCAAAAATAAACAtcactttaattcatgattttccttatattttttttttattttttttaaactgccacATAAACCTCTTATTGCCGATACCGACATTGTATTTGGGATGCCACTCCTTCACTCGCcgccctcccttttttttcttctcatgaTGTTTGTATCTGATATCCAATGATCTCCCGGCCGTTAATGTATTGTATAAATCATTCTTTATTTGTGATATGTtaatgtgtgctttttttttttttttttttctacagacaGATCCTGAAAATACTGATTATGCCATGGAGCATGGCGCAACGCGCAATTTTCAGGCAGAGAAGTTGATTGAGGAGGAAGAGAAGAGATTTCAAAAAGAGCGTGAGGAGGAGGAGCTTAATAATCCTATGAAGGTATATACAGGGGTTTGGTCAGCAATGCTTTGCAGAGagttaaaattaaattgaaaacctTGAGTTTTGTTTATCTAATGTATTTTGCTAGGGCCGGTTAGATGCAGCTATAAGTTCTTACACTGACCAAGGGATTCTGCACAAATTACTATAGCCATTTTGGGGGACAGTGGGGAATACCCCTACAATTTTTAGAGTTATATTACAGGGAAAGCAGGAAAAATAATGAAACTACAAATACTTATTTATTGCTACTCATATTAATCATTTTATGGGTAATTCAGTTGGAGTTtactaaacataaaaacaaaatttaacagCTTTGTAGTCAGATACTTGTAACATGTGCCTTTTTGTCTTTTCACTTGCATAGGAACATAGATTTCAAGGGCATGTAAGAAGCAtatgcccaacaagtctgcccacatttcctataaagtataggtttatttagtgcatacgatagccttatgcttaactcCCCCACAGTGTTTTCCTTTACCACctttaatggaagtttattccataaatgatCTACCCTTTCTGTTAAGACGTGCTTCCACAAATTACCCCTGAACCTTCAACCATTTAAACTGTTATCTTTTTGCACAAGCGTGTATGGCATTGATAACACCTTACAATGGTAGTTGTAAATCTGCCACATGTCTGTAATATTGTCTAGCTCTGATGTCCTATAAAGGTTAGATTCTGGGTTTATCTGTGGACAGGTTCTGGAGAATAGAACGAAGGATTCAAAGATGGAAATGGAGGTTTTGGAGAATCTGCAAGAGTTGAAAGATCTAAACCAGCGACAGGCAAATGTGGATTTTGAGTCAAT from Bombina bombina isolate aBomBom1 chromosome 2, aBomBom1.pri, whole genome shotgun sequence harbors:
- the YJU2 gene encoding splicing factor YJU2 isoform X1, coding for MSERKVLNKYYPPDFDPSKIPKLRLPKDRQYVVRLMAPFNMRCKTCGEYIYKGKKFNARKETVQCEQYLGLPIFRFYIKCTRCLAEITFKTDPENTDYAMEHGATRNFQAEKLIEEEEKRFQKEREEEELNNPMKVLENRTKDSKMEMEVLENLQELKDLNQRQANVDFESMLERYRETEEEMRKRQEDEDEQEMRAMLAEAQKKRSLVDSDSDEEPACTKPKMTKVNPTEILSEQNFDSQKNNKGKLSNRQLISGLIVVKKQDAARSGQETRPPVIAPQVNDKRPGEVTTKGIGIKPGIEKPHQNSLPTSLALLGTYSDSESSD
- the YJU2 gene encoding splicing factor YJU2 isoform X2, which codes for MSERKVLNKYYPPDFDPSKIPKLRLPKDRQYVVRLMAPFNMRCKTCGEYIYKGKKFNARKETVQCEQYLGLPIFRFYIKCTRCLAEITFKTDPENTDYAMEHGATRNFQAEKLIEEEEKRFQKEREEEELNNPMKVLENRTKDSKMEMEVLENLQELKDLNQRQANVDFESMLERYRETEEEMRKRQEDEDEQEMRAMLAEAQKKRSLVDSDSDEEPACTKPKMTKVNPTEILSENFDSQKNNKGKLSNRQLISGLIVVKKQDAARSGQETRPPVIAPQVNDKRPGEVTTKGIGIKPGIEKPHQNSLPTSLALLGTYSDSESSD